The window GGAAGAGGACCCGGCAACCTGTTTTGACTCCATCGATATTCGCGGCTCCTATCTGCTCTATTCGCATTGACAAAGGGAACCTGAGCATCTGGAGACCGCCTGGGGTGAATTCTCTCCACCAACGCCACCAGATCCAGATAAACAGCCCCGCTATTCGGTGCCCTGATTTCAAACGCCGTCACACGCCCATTTCTCGCCCCCTCATAAGACCTGTTCCGCGCATCATCCCGTAAATGGATCCACATCGCCCGCCAGCCCGTGAAATTCAAACCAAACTCAAACTGGTAGCGCGGATTATTTGCAGCCAATTCAGACTCTGTCCCAAACCGAAACGTCAGCACCTCATCGAGCGCCACCTCGTTATACACCCACGCCCGAAACCCGGTCAGCGCCTTATTGCGTCCCGGCGCGGGATCCGTGAACAAAATCCGCCCATTATTCTGCCATGACCACTTCAAGGAGTGCTGTCCCCCTTTGTACCGCCTCATCGAAAGCGACACCTCGCTGCCCGCATCTACCCGGTAGGCCCCGGACTCATCCTCAAAATCATAGTGCCAGGGCATATCCTGTGCCAGCGCCGCACTGGCCATACCAACTGCAAAAATAAAGATCCACTTCATACACACCCCTCTAAAAACTATACCGGCGCATCTTCTGGCCTGGGAATATTCACAAACCAGGCAAAAACGGCAACTATCAACACCGCTGGTGACAGCGCGTAAAACGCGGGTGCATAAGATCCCGCAGAACTAAAAATAGACTCCATAAACCACGGACCTGTTGCAGAAGCCAAAACCGCAAACACCTGTGCCGCCCCCTGAATCTTACCCAGATGAAGACGGCCAAAAATATCTGCCCACGCCGTAAAAAAAATCACCGAAACCACGCCACCTGAAAAACCGAGCAATCCCGCATGTGTCAGCGCTTGCCCCGGCGTTTTAAGCTCCGGAAACGCGATCAAATAAACGCCAACCGCCAGCATCGCAATCGTCATCAGCCTGCCCAAAGACCATCGGCGCGCCGCCCACCCCGCTGTAAAATTCCCCAACAAACCCGTCGCCATAAACACCGCCATCGCATATTGAAACACCGTCTCATCAAACCCCAACTCCCTCAATATAGACTGATTGAACAGCATCACCCCCGCAATAACCAGATTGTAGAGCGCACTCCCAATAGCAAACACATAAAAAGCCGGTGTCATCAATGCCTGTACGAGCGTAAATCCAATCACCGGCTCATCCGACTCATCATCTTTTACAACCTCGGTATCCAGCCCAACCGCCTCCGGATCTCGACGAACAAATAGCAGACACAAACCAGATAGAACCATCAAAATCCACCCCAGCCCCGACCACATAACCCGCCAACCCTGCTTGAGCACAACATCACCAGCAACAACAATAGCAACCGCAAAACCCAGACTCATAAGCACGGCAAAAATACCCATCGCAACACTCAACCGCCGCACAAACCACTTGCCAACCATCGTCAAACTAACCACAGACAGCGCGCTCTGCCCCACACCCCGCATCAAAACCAGCAACAAAAGCAAAAAACCAGCACCTGCCACCTGACTAAAACCCAAAACCACCAGACTCAGAACAAATAGCACCCCTGTCACAACAGCGCGAACCCCAAAGCGATCAATAGTTACCCCGCAGATCAAATTGAACAACGCCCCAAAAATCGTCGCCCAGAAATTCATCCTGGCAAAATCGAGCCGGGAAATCCCCAGATCCGCGATCAAAGGCTCCGTAATCAAACCAATACCAACACTTCTGCCCGGCAGCGTCGCCACCATCGCAACCGCCGCAAAAATCAGAACCACCCAGCCATAATAAAACGGCACACGCGCGGGTAGCGCATTGCCAAAAATATTTTTCGAACTCATTCCACACACGCCTTGAGCTTTGCCAGACCCTCTTCAGCAACCACAACAGACCCCTTCTCCCAATAACCCGGATTAAACAACTCCAGAGACAACATCCCCTCATACCCCGCATTCTCAAACCCCGCCAAAATCTCTGCCCAGGGCGCCAAGCCATCCCCCGGATAAACCCGATCCGCATCTGTTATGGTATCCCTGCCGGGCGACGCTGGATAATCATTCACATGCACCAGCCCCAGCTTGCCCGGACCCAGATGTTCCAGCCCGTGAAAATGTCCACTCCCCTTGTACATATGATAAACATCCGCCAGCAGCACCGTATCGGGCCGCCCGCATTCAGCCGCCACCAGCAAAGCCTCGCCCAACGTACCCAGAGTTTGTGCAATACCCCAAAACTCCAGCAGAGGTTTCGCTCGAAACCCGGCAACCTCATCCATCAACTCACCATAGCGACGCGCCACAGAAAACAAATCCACATCCCGGTCTCGAATCCCAAAAGGCGGTGCCGCGACATACGTGCAATTGAGCGCATCGGCCATCTCAAAACAGCGACGCGCCTCTTCAAGCCCCTTTGCCCGCTCCTCATCCTCTGGCACTGACCACTCAAAAAACGCGATCAAATTGACAATCTGAATCCCCCTACCCGCTGCCTTATCGCGTATCTCAGACAGCGAACCACCCCCCGCAACCCACGCATCAATTTCTGCTACCCATGGCTCAATCCCCTCATACCCCGCATCCGCCGCGATATCGATGGCATCAACCACAGAAACGCCCTCATTGCGAATCGTGCTGGTATTCAAACAATACGAAAAACCCATTTTTATTCTCCCGATTCGTTGATGAACTGCTGGCGCAGTCATGCTCGAATTACTCGCCTTCATACCCCGTTTCGTTGATTCGTCTATTCGTTGATTCGTTTTTTTATATACTCGGCAAAGGTGCCGTATCGCCCGTCTCGTGCTGCCACAAGCGAATCGCCGCCGACATATTGCGAACGCGGTCCCGATGCTCGGGCGCATCGAACAAATTATGCTCCTCAAAAGGATCGGTATTCAAATCGAACAACTCGCACTGATCGCCCGCACACAAATTCAACTTCCACCGGTCGCCCGTCACAACACAACGCCACGGCAGCGTCGCCACCAAATTGATATCCGGATTCCCCAAATTGCGGTCGCCAATCCCATTCCACTCCATAAACGCCATATGCGCCTTCAAATCGCGTTCACCTGTCAACGCACCTGCCACACTCTCACCCTGACACTGGTCTGGAATCGGCAGCCCTGCCAGATCCAAAAGCGTCGGAACCAGATCCGCGTGACCAAACACCCCATCCACCCGCGTCTGCTCTGTACTCAACCACGGCACATGCATCAAAAACGGTACCCGTGCCGACTCCTCGTAAAACGCCCGCTTCTCCCACATGCGATGATCGCCCGCCATCTCGCCGTGATCACTCGTAAACACAAAAATCGTATTCTCCATCTGACCCGTCTCATCCAGCGCCTGCACCATCTGACCAATGGCATCATCCACAATTTTCACATTGCCCAAATACTGCGCCCGCAACTTCCGCCAATTCTCATCCCGCGTCATATCTTCCGCCACAACCCGCGCATCCGTAGTATTGCGATAAAAATCCGAGCGCACGCGGTTAAACAGCGAATGCCCCTCTGGATGCTTCAAAAACGTCGGTCCCACCGGAATCTCCTCCGGATCGTACAACCCGTCATAAGGTCCCCGATAAGGCGGATGCGGCTCAAACGTACTGGCAACGAGCAGCCAAGGACGCTCCGTATTCTCGCGAATAAACCGCTCGGACTCCGCGCCCACATAAGCCCCAATCTGCGCGGAAGCCGGCATCTCCGCGCGTTGTTGGGGCGTAAACCTGTTGGGCACATTCGGCGCAAAGCCCTGATCCAGCAGCCACTGGTGGTACCCGCACCCATCCGCAATACTGCACCACTCGTCAAACCCGTGCTGACAGTTGCCATCATCTCCCAAATGCCACTTGCCCACATACCCCTTGCGGTACGCATCGGGCATCATCTCCGCTATGGACAACGTCTCCTCCCTCAGCGGGATCCCATTGACCACACACCCATGCGAATGCGGATAAAGCCCGGTAATCAACGACCCGCGCGCCGGCGTACAAACCGCCTGCGTCACATAGGCATTCTCAAAAACAAAACTGCGCGCGGCCAGTGCGTCATGATGCGGCGACTGAATCCACTCATTGCCATAACACGCCATCGTATCCGTGCGCTGTTGATCGGTAATAATAACTACAATATTTGGTTGA is drawn from Gemmatimonadota bacterium and contains these coding sequences:
- a CDS encoding MFS transporter gives rise to the protein MSSKNIFGNALPARVPFYYGWVVLIFAAVAMVATLPGRSVGIGLITEPLIADLGISRLDFARMNFWATIFGALFNLICGVTIDRFGVRAVVTGVLFVLSLVVLGFSQVAGAGFLLLLLVLMRGVGQSALSVVSLTMVGKWFVRRLSVAMGIFAVLMSLGFAVAIVVAGDVVLKQGWRVMWSGLGWILMVLSGLCLLFVRRDPEAVGLDTEVVKDDESDEPVIGFTLVQALMTPAFYVFAIGSALYNLVIAGVMLFNQSILRELGFDETVFQYAMAVFMATGLLGNFTAGWAARRWSLGRLMTIAMLAVGVYLIAFPELKTPGQALTHAGLLGFSGGVVSVIFFTAWADIFGRLHLGKIQGAAQVFAVLASATGPWFMESIFSSAGSYAPAFYALSPAVLIVAVFAWFVNIPRPEDAPV
- a CDS encoding sugar phosphate isomerase/epimerase, whose translation is MGFSYCLNTSTIRNEGVSVVDAIDIAADAGYEGIEPWVAEIDAWVAGGGSLSEIRDKAAGRGIQIVNLIAFFEWSVPEDEERAKGLEEARRCFEMADALNCTYVAAPPFGIRDRDVDLFSVARRYGELMDEVAGFRAKPLLEFWGIAQTLGTLGEALLVAAECGRPDTVLLADVYHMYKGSGHFHGLEHLGPGKLGLVHVNDYPASPGRDTITDADRVYPGDGLAPWAEILAGFENAGYEGMLSLELFNPGYWEKGSVVVAEEGLAKLKACVE
- a CDS encoding sulfatase-like hydrolase/transferase — protein: MSHQPNIVVIITDQQRTDTMACYGNEWIQSPHHDALAARSFVFENAYVTQAVCTPARGSLITGLYPHSHGCVVNGIPLREETLSIAEMMPDAYRKGYVGKWHLGDDGNCQHGFDEWCSIADGCGYHQWLLDQGFAPNVPNRFTPQQRAEMPASAQIGAYVGAESERFIRENTERPWLLVASTFEPHPPYRGPYDGLYDPEEIPVGPTFLKHPEGHSLFNRVRSDFYRNTTDARVVAEDMTRDENWRKLRAQYLGNVKIVDDAIGQMVQALDETGQMENTIFVFTSDHGEMAGDHRMWEKRAFYEESARVPFLMHVPWLSTEQTRVDGVFGHADLVPTLLDLAGLPIPDQCQGESVAGALTGERDLKAHMAFMEWNGIGDRNLGNPDINLVATLPWRCVVTGDRWKLNLCAGDQCELFDLNTDPFEEHNLFDAPEHRDRVRNMSAAIRLWQHETGDTAPLPSI